The genomic DNA CGGTAATACTGCATGGCAACATTGTACAGATTTCCAGCTTCTGCTGATTTACCTGATTCTTTTTGTTCCATAAATTTTTCGGATCTGGTCTCTCCCAGAAAAATGACCAGGAAGAGAAGACAGATCACGAGAAACAGAGCGCTCGTAATAATTTTGGATTCTGTCGTGATAACTATGGGATCTGTCGTATTAGCTACGGGATCTGCTGGTATTTTATTTTTTTTATTTTTCATGATGCAGGATAAAGACAACTCTTTTCTTTTGTTTTTTTAATTTATTGAACATGGTCACCGCGTTTTTATTTTTCAGGATCAGAACCTGCACACATCTTTTCTTAATATCATTAATATAGAACTGCATTTCCTCCTTTTTGGGAAAACCACCACCGCCTTTTCCTGTTTCTCCGCTACCAATTAATAAAATATCATTAGTATGACTATTTATAATTTCCAGATCTCTGGTCTGAAAAAAAGTCTTTTTATCCACGATCCTGAACAAACCATTCTCGAAAAACATAATATCGAAATAAGGGATGGGAATTCCTTTATAAATAGTCAGATTTGGGGAGTTATAGACAATATTCTTCCTGCTGAAAATACCGAATGAGATAAGTTGAGCAAGAACTAACAACAATAAAAAATATTTCACAATTTTAGATCTTGAAAAATGGAAAAAGAGAAAAAATATCACAAAAACGAGTAAACTGATATAAATGGAATTTATGCGGACATTTTTCTCTGTTAAGACCGAGCTGAAAAAAAGGAATAGAATCGTGAACACCAGTTCCAGAAATAATAGCGAAACAGGATTCTTGAAATAATCCTTGATCTTCCGATAGCGGAAATGCCATCCGTGTTTGATGATCTTCCCATTTTCATAAATGAAAAAGACAAAGATCAAACCGATCACTGCTCCCAGCATATCTTTAACGATATCACTTATATCGAATACCCGGTTCGTCATCTTCATTT from Candidatus Cloacimonadota bacterium includes the following:
- a CDS encoding VanZ family protein; amino-acid sequence: MKGFLFSPRNQLIVYILIIFNGPFIMCQYYLQPLIRKISQFSYNLAGFEIQIVPVAVITFVILIISLTIKKLNRLRISALLFIFFIIFIGQQISDFYMGNSLFDIQSNWHYIAYTIFSYLMFRYLSYRKNSPVRIILYTFLAATLISTLDESFQMKMTNRVFDISDIVKDMLGAVIGLIFVFFIYENGKIIKHGWHFRYRKIKDYFKNPVSLLFLELVFTILFLFFSSVLTEKNVRINSIYISLLVFVIFFLFFHFSRSKIVKYFLLLLVLAQLISFGIFSRKNIVYNSPNLTIYKGIPIPYFDIMFFENGLFRIVDKKTFFQTRDLEIINSHTNDILLIGSGETGKGGGGFPKKEEMQFYINDIKKRCVQVLILKNKNAVTMFNKLKKQKKRVVFILHHEK